acctctatggttgttgattgcagattgctatgaacgccaccctgtggttgacgctcatagcaagcctgcaattctgctgcatagaggtgatctgtgcatcagctctatgtagcagaggcgactgagtattgcatgcttctagcctctcatggaggctattgaaacatgccaaaattttaaaaaaagtgtttaaaaatataaaaaaatataaaagttcaaatcacccccctttcgccccaatcaaaataaaacaataaaaaaatatcaaacttacacatatttggtatcgccgcattcagaatcgcccgttctatcaataaaaaaaataattaacctgatcgctaaacggcgtagcgagaaaaaaatcaaaactccaaaatGACTTTTTTTGGTCGCGGcgatattgcatttaaatgcaataatgggcgatcaaaagaacatatcttcaccaaaatgctataattaaaaatgtcagctcagcacgcaaaaaataagccctcaccaaatcccagatcacaaaaaatggagacgctaccattattggaaaattgcgcaatttttttttttttttagcaaattttggacaattttttaccacttacataaaagagaacctaaacatgtttggtgtctatgaactcgcaacgacctggagaatcatagtgatgggtcacttttagcatttagtgaacgtagcaaaaaagccaatcaaaaaacaattgtgagattgcacttttttttgcaatttcattgcacttggaatttttttcccgttttctgttacatgacatggtaaaaccaatggtatcattcaaaagtacaactcatcctgccaaaaaataagcccccacatggccatattgatggaaaaataaaaaagttatggctttggaaagaaggggagcaaaaaaggaaAACGAAAAAAAGCTTCGGGGGTGTAGGGGTTAATATTGCTGTAGTCATCCTGGTAGCTTCCTGGgccaattttcttcttgtcttttcatcaaAACTTGAAGGACGTTCAGTTCTAGGTAAagtcactgttgtgccaaatttctTGAATACATCTTCACAGTGCTCCATGATATACAGttgagctcaaaagtttacataccccggtagatttttgctttcttggcctattttttcagagaaaatgaatatatgataacgccaaaactttttctccactcatggttagtggttggatgaagccatttcttgtcaaactactgtgttttctctttttaaatcaaaatgacaacccaaaacatccaaatgtccctgatcaaaagttcacataccccatttcttaatacactGTATTGTGCCCCCCTCTAACATAAAtgattgaagtcttttgtggtagttgtggatgaagttctttattttctcagatggtaaagctgcatactcttcttggcaaaaagcttccagttcctgtaaattcctgggcagtCTAGcaggaactgcgcgcttgagatctccccagagtggcccaatgatattgaggtcaggagtctgagatggccactccagaacccttcactgtgttctgctgtagccaatgacaggtcgacttgacctTGCGCTTTggatgtcatgttggaatgtccaagtacattcCATTGGCagtttccgggctgatgattgcaaatttgcctccagtatttgctgataacgtgctgcatgcaTTTTTCCATCAAATttgaccaagtttcttgtgcctttgtagcttgcacatccccaaaacatcagcgatccacctccatgctttacagtaggaatggtgttcctttcatcataggccttgttgacctctctccaaatgtaacttttatggttttggccaaaaagtaaaatttttgtttcatcactccaaattaccttgttccagaagttttgaggcttgcccCTGTgccgttttgtgtattgtaggcaagatactttgtagcatttgcgcagcaatggctttcttctggcaactcgaccatgcagcccatttttcttcaagtgcctccttattgtgcatcttgaaacagccacaccgctaattttcagagagtcatttttgttggtctacctgaccgtggattTGTTTTTACAcagctcctgattttccatttgttaatcacagtttgaacacttctGACTGGCATTTTCCCATAGatcagttgacaattcttttgctttccccatgattcacaatccagaaacgtcagtggctggatgaaagatgcaagagtctgtctggatcccagaaactcactcagcttttatgcacacacacactgattacaagcaaacaggtcacatgtgaggatgttacctttagcagccagtcaaacccatttgtgtcaacttctgtgcatgttaagaggccaaaatcaccagggtatttgagcttttgatcagggtcatttggagaaaacactgtagtttgacaataaatggcgtcacccgaccactaaccatgagtggagaaaaggttttgttgTGATCAGTCAAAttccctgaaaaaaggccaagaaagcaacattTCTGCCAGGGTAAGTAAACTTTTGAGAACAGCTGTATCTAATACATTGGGAAATGTTTTTGTACCCTTCTCCTGacataactttcaacaatgagatccctttgctgtgttgtaagctgtttacagaTTATGACTTATGCTGTAAAATGCTactaagaaaatgtaaaaaaaaattcttctagAATAGATTAACACTTTCTGGGGTTAATCAGAACCACTTTTAATAATGGCAGTTATTTGCTGATTACAATTTGTGACCCTTCATGTACTCAGGAAACATGTTGAGTATACAGAAGCTATGTTGTTCAAAAAAGGAATTGGGCATCAACACACTCTACACACACTCAACCAGGAGGTGGTGCCAGTGAGTTTTGAGTCTTGCAGCCTTAAAATGAAGTCACAGAATTCAACATAATACACAATACATGCAGACATCAAGGACTCCCACCAGGTGTCAGTATAATGTAAACTTTTTAGAAAAACTGGCGCAGGAGAACCACTACTACGCCTAATATTTGTTAACGCCTTtaaagactgttttttttttctgataacCACTTTTTTATGTTTGCAAGTTATATTTTTGAGGTTTCTTTGACAAAAGATTAATGGACAGCAGCACGAGTTAAAATGAAAAATGTAGGTTTAAAAATGTACTTGAGAGCGGATGTGCTAAACATTGCATGAGTGTATTCCGACATATTGTATGCCGTAAGTAAAAAGTGAGACATATTTACAGTCAGGTTACTTTCTGTTCAGTGGTACGGAAATAAAATGCGCACTGCTTGTGCAGATTTGCAAAAAAAGAGACATTTTTGGCTCATTTCAGGGTGACTGTAAAAGAGGGTTTTCTTATTAAGTCTGATTTGTGATTGAAACCTTGTGATATATGGGATTAATGTTTTTTTTCCTTGAAGACTAGGATAGTAAAAAGGTTCATGCTCAGGCATTGCTCATATAACAGCTCCTTCCCCAGTCTAGATATTCGGGAGCAATAATCTATGCTTCCCTTGTGGTCTAGGACCATATAAGGGTTAATTCCCATTAGGTGGTCTAGGGTTAGTGGGGTAAGGACTTTTAGCTTGTGATCTGTGGTTATTCCTAGTGATCGCACCTGGGCCCTGGagtctagggggccctaaaagtcccttcagcctatagaaaaagactattgctatgaaagatttaaatatttgggggccccattggagctttcgcatcggggtccatgagtttcaagttacaccgCTGCTGATGAGGGTCCCTGGGAGACAGGTGGTGATGGACAGTGGcagatgattaaccccttcccaactagGGCTGGCTCCCAGGGGAGTTGGAGCAGGAATGGTACAGCAGAGAATAATCAGCATTATACAGGGAAATGATCAGTTTGTTCTTTTTTTACTGCAGTTCCAAAAACTTCCATACAATTCACATACAGGGTGTTGGTTAGAACTGCCTGGTGACGGTTCAGTTTCTCTGCTGTGAGGTTGTGTAGCCTTCATGCTGCCAATTCTACTTCTGGTGAACAATTATTTGGATCCCCAGAGGTCCAAGGTAAATAGTTACTGGATCCGTGATCCCTTCCAGCGAGCAGGCGACATGAATCCTGTCAGAACACTTCTTCTTACAACAGTGTCCTTGACTCTATGCAAATGCTGAACTCCTGGGCAAAAGCACACCTCTGCAGTTATATAAAGACTGAGCAGACTCTCAGTTTAGCCCAGACTCTGGAAGTCTCTGCGCTCCAGGGACTGGTACCCTGCTTTATGCTGCTGTCCTTGCAGAGAGCATGCTGCTTCTCTCTCATGCAGGACCTCCATCATGCtagtccttcttcctccaaactacAACTACTCAAGTCAAAACCCCTCCTCCCCTCTGAGGGATCGTGCATGCTTCCTGGTTTAAGCAAAGGTGTACAATCTGCCAGTAAGCGATCAGGTATGAATGTGTGGATGCAATTCAAACAGCTTTCCAACTtagccctaataataataataattttatttctatagcgccgacatatttcgcagcactttacattttagaggggacttgtacagacaataaaagacataacAGAATTTGGGACACTGCGGCTtatgccgctgtcccctgactgctgcgcctcCCCCCCCCCTTGTTTGAGATAGAGATctcccattgagtgaggccaaattgAATATGGGGTTAACTCCACGCGGAGGGGGCAGGGCTTATCCCCTGCTCTTGGCGCCGGGAAGCGCTGAAGCCACATCCGGatcccaggacccggacctgttGGGCAGCCGGTATCATGGACCCGCTGGTGAATGCGGTGAGGGATAGGATCGGCAGGGAAGGCAGCGCTTGCTGACCGGGAGCGACTCCTTCCCTGTCATGGTGCAGGTGGTGCCGACCGGAGGGTCGGCGATCTCGCAGAAGCCACCCGGCCTCCGGCACGACTGAGCCCGCCAGTGTATTCAAAGAAGAGCGCGCGCAGCTCGCGTGCACGCGCCTCTTCTGCTCTGGGCGCCAGTGAGACGGGAGGAAGCGTGTTACCTCAGGTGGGGGAGACTCAGGGGTCGGAGACGAGCGATACAAGCTGTATACCCCCTTCTGCCCTGGGTACACTAAGAGGGAGTACGGGTCCGCAAGTGCCAGCATTGTTAGTCGGAGCTGCGCACTTAATTAGAAACAGCATGGGGGGAGTTCAAGGAACGTCTGCTTCCTCGCAGGACTCAGGCACGGCAGGAAAGGAGACTGAGGCTCCGCAGGGAGGTATTCCTCCACTTTCAAGGAACGTGGGGGAAGCTATTGCCAATGCTGACAGGAGCAAGGACACGGCAGCTGTAGCGCAGCAGAATATGGGATCACCTCACATAATATTAGCGCCCGGACAGCACAGCGCATACTCCCAGGCTAGTATAAGGGGCGTGTCACAGTTTCCATCCTACCCACTCATCTTTAGTACTCCGTATTCGCAAATACCGGGCGGGCAAATGACTCCCTCTCAGGCGGCAGTAGTTGAACACCAGAACACCCCAGCATCACTATCACTGATGGCAACCGGTGTTCGTGCCCCAATTCAGGGTGCTGGCACCCCGGCTCTGGATAATAGACAGAGTGCGGGTATCCGCCCCGCGCGCAGATCATCGTCGTCATCATCGTCATCCCCCAGAGAACATCGCAGAAGTGGACATAGGAAGCGTGATTGTTATGTTAGCAAACGGCGTTCGTATAGATCCAGGTCCAGCCGGCGCAGTAGACGGTCTAGAGCCTCGCGTTGGCGCTCGCCTTCTTCATCCGGTAGTTCTTCAGGCAGGTCACACAGGCAGGAGTCTTCTCATCGTAGGTCCATACATCGCACGGAGCGTCAAGGTCCGATGACTCCCGTGGCACGGGAAGCAAGCTGTCCGGATGCCGGTGCACCAATTGGTGAGTACCCCTTTATCGGGgcatggggggggggagagaacCAACACCAACCTTTCAGACACAGTAGCCAATGCAACcacaggaaacaggatttatgtTAATCCAAAATTGCTACAACCAGCGGGATTGTGCAggcagccccctcctccccgcccgGATGTGTATAAGGATGGCCTATTCTGTGGTGTCCCTCCGCTAGGGGCCCACTTGGATAGCGCCATCAAGGAACAAATTTGGGCCAATGATTTCATTGACATATGGTTTCCACGGACCAGCACTCGGTTGATAGAGAGAGGCGGTTGGGTGATAAAACGTATGAACGAAaaccaaaagttgcaaaaaccattaatAACTGGTTGCAAGCTTTTGCGGTCCTCGGATGCGTTATGGGGGAGAAGCACCCGGAAAGGTGCTCTGGGCTATTTATATACTTAGATAGCATCTACAATTCCTATAAGGCACACGAGGGATCAGCATGGTGGAAATATGACGAAGATTTCCGCCGTCGCTTGGCCGTCAATCCCCAATTAGGCTGGGGTATGAAAGCCACGGATTCGTGGCTCCGCCTGATGATGGCTCAAAGAACAACTCAATCCTTTCACGGGCCCGCTGCCGGGTCCAGTAACAAcgcggcagcaacagccattcgtaGACCAGGTTCGTGCTGGTTATTTAATGAAGGACACTGTAAGTTCTATGGGCTCTGCAAATATAGACATGAGTGTTCAGCGTGCGGAGGTCCGCACCCCGTGGCAAAATGCACACGGCCGCCCCAAAAAGCTAACTCTGGAAAAAACCCCTCTGCAGGTGAGGTTAACGACGCCAGTGAGCGTAAAAAGAATGGGGCCGTGGCTGGACAAATACCCCAATAAATCGGCTGCGGCGCAACTGCGTTTCAGTTTCTCCTATGGTTTCTTCATCCCGTTTAATTGGTCTCCCGAGCCACAATCAGCCCCAAATTTACAATCAGCAAAGGAATTACCCAACGTATTAGCAGAGAAGTTGGGTAAGGAAATCAGGTTGGGTCGCTTTCGCGATCCCTTCAATTCCCCCCCTTTCCCTAACTTACATGTTTCACCCCTGGGTATAGTTCCCAAAAAAGAGGTAGGTAAATAACGGTTAATTCACCACCTGTCATACCCCAAGGGGATGTCTGTTAACGATGGTATACCCAGTGATGACACAGCCGTCACTTATATTTCCTTTGACAAAGAGGTTGACCTAGTCAGAAATGCTGGCCCGGGGGCCCTTATGGCCAAATCGGACATAGAATCCGCTTTCCGGCTTCTCCCGGTACACCCGGATTGTCACCACTTACTGGAAGCTAAATTTGAGGATTTATACTATTACGACACATGTCTCCCCATGGGGTGTTcaatttcctgtttttattttgagttATTTAGCACGTTTTTAGAATGGGTTGCTCGCAAGATCACCCGGCTAACCGCCATCACTCATTATCTCGATGACTTTTTGATAGTCGGTCCAGCGGATTCAGACATATGCTCCACAGCGCTAGCCCAATTCAAAGATGCCATGGCACATTTTGGGGTCCCACTTTCCCCCGAGAAGACGATAGGGCCAGTATCAGTGATCACATTCCTTGGGATCGAAATCGACTCGGTCGCCATGGAATTTAGGTTGCCGAAGGAAAAAATTGACAAGCTGCTGGATCTCATCAGCGGATGTATTTCGGTTGGTAAAGTCACATTAACACAAATGCAGTCGCTGCTTGGTTTCTTAAATTTTGCCTGTAGGGTCATGCCAGCGGGTAGGATCTTCTCTCGCAGATTGATGATAGCCACGAGAGGAGTGAAACAACGCCATCATAGAATCAGGATTACAGCACATCTACGTTCTGATTTAAACACATGGAAGCTGTTCCTCAGTAATTACAATGGTAGGACTTGCTTTCAGGAGGCAAAGTGCTCAAACGAAGAcatgggtttgttttttgcagcgtCAGGCCACACTGGTTTCAGCGTTCATTTCGGTAACAAATTGTGTGCTGCAAATTGGCCTGCTTTCTGGGTTTCCAGGAAGTGGAACGTAGACTCAACCTTGATCGACCTTTTCCCTGTTGCAGTTGCCATGGAAATCTGGGGTCCACAATTGGCCAACAAGCGTATTCGTTTACAACTTGAAACCGTTGGCGGGGCGCATGCCATCAACTACCTAGCATCTCCTTCACCGCTGGTTTTAGACCTAATTAAGTTCATAGTATTGAAATGTTTAATGTTTAATGTTTGGTTCAAAGCTAATTCACTAACCATCAGCAATGAGAATGTTTCAGATTTATTAACTGGGATTTACTCGCAGGATTTACTGGGACGGCGCCTTCAGGAGCACTTGGAGGAGGTGGATTGCCCACATTCGATCTGGGATGTCCTGGGGACCTGATGCCGTTAATACGCTCGTCGATAGCCCCGTCGACCTGGAAAGCCtatggtaaggcgtgggaggagtggtgtctTTTAGCAGACGGCAAACCAGTTGGGTCTTCGGATGATGCTCGGATGCAGGTGACGATGGCATTTCTATCCAAAATGCATGCCATGGGAGTATCGGGTGCAGTGGCGCGCAACCGTGTGTCTGCTTTAGCGTTCCATTTCAAGCTCGCAGGTTGGTCAGATTCCACGAAACATTTTCTAGTCAGTCAGCTACTGAAAGGTTGGCGCCGAGTGGATAAACACGGTGATA
This region of Ranitomeya imitator isolate aRanImi1 chromosome 1, aRanImi1.pri, whole genome shotgun sequence genomic DNA includes:
- the LOC138638286 gene encoding uncharacterized protein codes for the protein MGGVQGTSASSQDSGTAGKETEAPQGGIPPLSRNVGEAIANADRSKDTAAVAQQNMGSPHIILAPGQHSAYSQASIRGVSQFPSYPLIFSTPYSQIPGGQMTPSQAAVVEHQNTPASLSLMATGVRAPIQGAGTPALDNRQSAGIRPARRSSSSSSSSPREHRRSGHRKRDCYVSKRRSYRSRSSRRSRRSRASRWRSPSSSGSSSGRSHRQESSHRRSIHRTERQGPMTPVAREASCPDAGAPIGFTGTAPSGALGGGGLPTFDLGCPGDLMPLIRSSIAPSTWKAYDGVRPSVWIVGHSYIYWAARRAELCPGERSLGFDDIDVIWRGMRGMMWSQVLPEVVHIARVASSPTIVVIHAGGNDLASSPLAELLTLIRSDMDKFPSFFPLMRLVWSEVIPRLVWRGARELNAMERSRRTLNQRISRFIRFKNGVVVRHHRLEGDNSGFLLPDGVHLNEVGLDIFLNGIREGVVQAMHSFGGS